A genomic window from Scatophagus argus isolate fScaArg1 chromosome 17, fScaArg1.pri, whole genome shotgun sequence includes:
- the LOC124074862 gene encoding CD209 antigen-like protein 2: protein MSTSESFPACEGMYSKLIDDEGANDGFNHRPDVGHGAYPASPVRVIPRPGGPGPYRLATFCLATLSAVLLISIIAVAAHYQSKPQSGGEATSELQKQTQDANVSALLASISKLQQEKTQLQKDKDELLAELAATKAPEVIKPTTKAAAATAAPIICPPDWHLFNNSCYFISRTTRDWPESQSYCESQGGHLAIIHTAEEQTFLWNLLPRGHWNAFWFGITDEHTEDHWKWVDGTPLVGGFWEVGEPNNHIDEDCGYIVKTRVLERVAIRSWYDAPCSMYWRFICEKEMGPGNSTAMPH, encoded by the exons ATGTCGACCTCCGAGAGCTTCCCGGCCTGTGAGGGGATGTACTCCAAACTCATAGACGACGAGGGCGCAAACGACGGCTTCAACCACAGGCCAGATGTTGGCCACGGCG CCTACCCAGCCTCCCCGGTCAGAGTGATCCCCAGGCCGGGGGGCCCCGGGCCCTACCGCCTCGCCACCTTCTGCCTGGCTACGCTGAGCGCCGTGCTGCTCATCTCCATCATAGCCGTCGCTGCACACT ATCAGAGCAAGCCTCAGAGCGGCGGCGAAGCGACCTCAGAGCTACAGAAGCAGACGCAGGACGCAAACGTTTCCGCTTTACTCGCCTCCATCAGCAAACTGCAGCAGGAGAAAACgcagctgcagaaagacaaagacgaGCTGCTGGCCGAACTGGCTGCCACGAAAG CTCCTGAGGTGATCAAACCGACCACGAAGGCGGCGGCGGCGACGGCGGCCCCCATCATCTGCCCTCCTGACTGGCACCTCTTCAACAACAGCTGTTACTTCATCTCCAGAACCACACGGGATTGGCCGGAGAGCCAGTCGTACTGCGAGAGCCAGGGAGGTCACCTGGCCATCATCCACACGGCCGAGGAGCAG ACGTTTCTGTGGAACCTTCTTCCCAGAGGCCACTGGAACGCCTTCTGGTTTGGGATCACTGACGAGCACACAGAGGATCATTGGAAGTGGGTGGATGGCACCCCGCTGGTTGGAGG TTTCTGGGAGGTGGGCGAGCCCAACAACCACATTGACGAGGACTGTGGCTACATTGTGAAAACCCGCGTGTTGGAGCGAGTGGCCATCCGGAGCTGGTACGACGCCCCCTGCTCCATGTACTGGCGCTTCATCTGTGAGAAGGAGATGGGCCCCGGTAACAGCACCGCCATGCCGCACTGA